In Leuconostoc kimchii IMSNU 11154, one genomic interval encodes:
- the rnz gene encoding ribonuclease Z, which produces MQLEFLGTGSGQPSKFRNVTSIALRLLDERNAVWLFDVGEATQHQILKTTIRPRKVEKIFISHLHGDHIFGLPGFLSSRSFQGADKNEPLTIYGPKGVKEYVQTALRISETRLSYPIVYAELKEGVIFEDKTFRVIGAKMRHRIETWGYRVEEKDHPGELLVDKLRQENIPSGPIFGQLKAGKVVTLPDGRVLDGQDYIGASQKGRVVTFILDTRPNDNVEILADHADVLVHESTYGAGEEEAKMARAHAHSTSVTAANVAQRAHVDKLVLTHLSARYVGPMVKTLITDVRRIFPNTTVARDLDIINIPFKKEV; this is translated from the coding sequence ATGCAACTTGAATTCTTAGGAACCGGCTCCGGGCAACCATCAAAATTTAGAAATGTCACAAGTATTGCATTACGTTTGCTTGATGAACGTAATGCCGTATGGCTATTTGATGTTGGTGAAGCAACACAGCATCAAATTTTAAAAACAACGATACGGCCACGTAAAGTTGAAAAAATATTCATATCACATTTACATGGTGACCATATTTTTGGATTACCTGGTTTTTTAAGTTCGCGGTCATTTCAAGGCGCTGATAAAAATGAGCCATTGACAATTTATGGGCCAAAAGGTGTTAAAGAGTATGTACAGACTGCCTTACGTATTTCAGAAACGCGTTTATCTTATCCAATCGTGTACGCTGAACTTAAGGAAGGGGTCATTTTTGAAGACAAAACTTTCCGTGTTATTGGCGCCAAAATGCGCCATCGTATTGAAACATGGGGCTATCGTGTCGAAGAAAAAGACCATCCGGGTGAACTATTAGTCGATAAACTACGTCAAGAAAACATACCATCAGGGCCAATATTTGGTCAGCTTAAAGCCGGTAAAGTGGTGACTTTACCAGATGGCCGTGTTTTGGATGGTCAGGATTATATCGGTGCAAGCCAAAAAGGCCGTGTTGTGACTTTTATTTTAGACACGCGTCCTAACGATAATGTTGAAATATTGGCTGACCATGCGGATGTTCTTGTGCACGAAAGTACGTATGGTGCTGGAGAAGAAGAAGCAAAAATGGCGCGTGCCCATGCACATTCAACTAGTGTGACTGCTGCAAATGTAGCTCAGCGAGCACACGTCGATAAACTCGTTTTGACCCACTTATCTGCACGTTATGTTGGGCCAATGGTTAAGACATTGATTACAGATGTTCGCCGTATTTTTCCAAACACAACCGTTGCTAGAGATCTGGATATCATCAATATTCCATTTAAAAAAGAGGTGTGA
- the recJ gene encoding single-stranded-DNA-specific exonuclease RecJ, which translates to MSQKNWQILSKPPEKVVRQLQTQLNIDQIAATIVAQKGYTTPETAFQYLQPSIEQLHDPMQLHDMDKTFERLTEAAFGGEKIVVYGDYDLDGVTSTAIMVEALEVLGADVTAYIPNRFLDGYGPNIDAYKRLIDAGAQVIVTVDNGVSGHEAVAYAMAQGVDVIITDHHEIGPTLPEAFAIVHPRHPDGHYPFDDLSGVGVAFKVAQALLTDGQPVTDKSDLPTEMLDLVALGEIADMVSLTDENRTLVSWGLKQINDSPRPGLSALLKNAGQASNQPIISETVSFKIAPRLNAVGRLGDASLALDLLLSQDADTATDMASQIEAINAERQEIVEEVFGAAKQIALSEEHINDQVLVVAGQDWHQGILGIVASRLVELLHKPVIVLSLVSGSYKGSGRSYGNFDLYTLMGNYRELYDTFGGHASALGLAISETNLARLRDQLADLPALELTQQAVDVNMMLTTQELTTTVYDALTLLEPFGTGNRQPIFEIQNPKIEKAITMGSTKQHIKLTLPNQIEAVGFNHPDWTGIVVKPKNVSFVATLGINYFRGMKRLQLLLTDVAIPEVAENDAHKKFFAQVYKFIYSHQDLNFAQNLDKIAKLLHITKKDLNIMVQVFIELGFVRISDGGFVKIVPNAPQKALSSSVTYQKFLADR; encoded by the coding sequence ATGAGTCAAAAAAATTGGCAAATATTGTCAAAACCACCTGAAAAAGTTGTGCGACAACTGCAAACACAATTAAATATTGACCAAATTGCAGCGACGATTGTTGCACAAAAAGGATATACAACCCCTGAAACTGCCTTTCAGTATTTACAACCAAGTATTGAGCAGTTGCATGATCCCATGCAACTACATGATATGGACAAAACGTTTGAACGGTTGACAGAAGCAGCTTTTGGCGGTGAAAAAATTGTGGTGTATGGTGATTATGATTTAGATGGTGTCACCAGTACAGCAATTATGGTAGAAGCGCTTGAAGTGTTGGGAGCAGATGTTACGGCTTATATCCCCAATCGCTTTTTAGATGGGTATGGCCCAAACATTGATGCCTACAAACGTTTAATTGATGCTGGCGCCCAAGTGATCGTTACAGTGGACAATGGTGTTAGTGGTCATGAAGCTGTGGCTTATGCCATGGCTCAGGGTGTTGATGTGATTATTACTGATCACCATGAAATTGGGCCAACTTTACCTGAGGCTTTTGCAATCGTACATCCTAGACATCCTGATGGGCACTATCCTTTTGATGACCTTTCAGGTGTCGGTGTGGCATTTAAAGTCGCTCAAGCATTACTCACTGATGGGCAACCCGTAACAGATAAAAGTGACCTACCAACCGAGATGCTTGATTTAGTGGCACTTGGCGAAATAGCTGATATGGTCTCATTAACTGATGAAAATCGAACATTGGTGTCTTGGGGCCTAAAACAAATTAATGATAGTCCGCGTCCAGGGCTGTCAGCGCTTTTAAAAAATGCTGGACAGGCAAGTAACCAGCCGATTATTTCAGAAACAGTATCCTTTAAAATAGCACCGCGTTTAAATGCGGTGGGTCGCTTAGGAGATGCTAGTTTAGCGCTAGATCTACTACTCAGTCAAGATGCTGATACAGCAACTGATATGGCTTCACAAATTGAAGCCATTAATGCAGAGCGTCAAGAGATTGTGGAAGAAGTATTTGGTGCTGCCAAGCAAATTGCATTATCTGAGGAACATATTAACGATCAAGTGCTGGTTGTGGCTGGTCAAGACTGGCATCAGGGTATTTTAGGTATTGTAGCTAGTCGACTTGTTGAGCTGTTACACAAACCAGTCATTGTGTTAAGTTTAGTTTCTGGTAGTTACAAAGGATCAGGACGTTCTTACGGTAATTTTGATTTGTATACTTTAATGGGAAATTATCGTGAATTATATGATACTTTTGGAGGTCATGCTAGTGCCTTGGGATTAGCCATATCCGAGACTAATTTGGCACGTTTACGTGACCAGTTAGCTGATTTACCTGCTCTCGAATTAACACAACAAGCTGTTGATGTGAATATGATGTTGACAACGCAGGAGTTAACGACAACTGTTTACGATGCATTAACCCTGCTGGAACCATTTGGTACAGGCAACAGGCAGCCTATATTTGAGATACAAAACCCTAAAATTGAAAAAGCCATTACGATGGGATCAACAAAGCAGCATATTAAGTTGACTTTGCCCAATCAAATTGAAGCAGTAGGGTTTAACCACCCAGACTGGACAGGTATTGTTGTTAAACCTAAAAATGTGTCGTTTGTCGCAACACTGGGTATTAATTATTTCCGTGGTATGAAGCGATTACAATTACTCTTAACTGACGTTGCCATACCAGAAGTTGCTGAAAACGATGCACATAAAAAATTCTTTGCACAAGTTTATAAATTTATTTATAGCCATCAAGATTTAAATTTTGCGCAAAACTTGGATAAAATTGCCAAGTTGTTACACATCACAAAAAAAGATCTTAATATTATGGTGCAAGTCTTTATTGAATTAGGGTTTGTCCGGATCAGTGATGGCGGTTTCGTAAAAATTGTTCCTAATGCACCACAAAAAGCATTATCATCGTCAGTAACTTATCAAAAGTTCCTGGCAGACCGTTAA
- a CDS encoding adenine phosphoribosyltransferase yields MTVDLHNYVATVENFPEPGVDFRDLSPLMGDGVAYKQAVDEIADFAKDLAIDLIAGPESRGFIVGSPLAYALNVGFVPARKGGKLPREAVSASYTLEYGGENVLEIHKDAIKPGQRVLIVDDLLATGGTINATREIIEKLGGVVAGVAFIIELKALHGREKIMEAGDVPAMALMTY; encoded by the coding sequence ATGACAGTAGATTTACACAATTACGTTGCCACAGTTGAAAATTTTCCAGAACCAGGCGTTGATTTTAGAGATCTATCACCCTTGATGGGTGATGGCGTAGCTTATAAACAAGCTGTTGATGAAATTGCTGATTTTGCCAAGGACTTAGCGATTGATCTTATTGCTGGACCAGAGTCACGGGGGTTCATTGTTGGCTCACCTTTGGCCTATGCACTTAATGTTGGCTTCGTTCCTGCGCGTAAGGGCGGAAAATTACCACGTGAGGCAGTTAGCGCCTCATATACATTGGAGTATGGTGGTGAGAATGTTCTTGAAATTCATAAAGATGCAATAAAACCAGGACAGCGTGTTTTAATTGTTGATGATTTACTAGCCACTGGCGGTACAATTAATGCTACACGTGAAATTATTGAAAAGCTCGGTGGCGTCGTTGCTGGTGTGGCTTTCATCATTGAATTAAAAGCATTGCATGGGCGTGAAAAGATTATGGAGGCTGGGGATGTACCAGCCATGGCTTTAATGACTTATTAA
- a CDS encoding SAM-dependent methyltransferase has product MMRNNLRAYAEQFPEQLWIQQKLIIASDTLQALKRHELPVKPLPRLSFSESQIRHTPRLMPVDDLLSGFRQELITTFGIWHLPNKLWLNDLHQFIAGRRVLEVMAGNGILASGLRDLGDDVVATDTFAWENQDIQTPDPWTQVTQMSGLQAVETLSFEVVIMSWAPDTNISDVDILAALRQQHFTGDFIVIGEKNRATNSTQFWQMADLSAPLSLNKHHQPFDFIHDQVFIVK; this is encoded by the coding sequence ATGATGCGCAATAATTTACGCGCGTACGCTGAACAATTTCCTGAGCAACTTTGGATACAACAGAAACTCATTATTGCAAGTGATACCTTACAAGCACTAAAAAGACATGAATTGCCAGTTAAACCCTTACCACGCTTGAGCTTTAGTGAATCACAAATACGACACACCCCACGTCTCATGCCAGTTGATGACTTGTTATCTGGTTTTAGACAAGAATTAATTACTACTTTTGGCATCTGGCATTTACCCAATAAACTTTGGCTCAATGATCTTCATCAATTTATTGCGGGCCGTCGCGTTTTAGAAGTCATGGCTGGTAATGGTATATTAGCCTCTGGCTTACGTGATCTTGGTGATGACGTAGTCGCTACTGATACCTTTGCTTGGGAAAATCAAGATATTCAAACGCCTGATCCTTGGACACAGGTCACACAAATGAGTGGATTACAGGCTGTTGAGACACTTTCATTTGAGGTTGTGATAATGAGTTGGGCGCCCGATACTAATATCAGTGATGTTGATATACTCGCTGCCCTCCGTCAGCAACACTTCACTGGTGATTTTATTGTGATCGGCGAAAAAAACCGTGCGACTAATTCAACACAGTTTTGGCAAATGGCAGATCTTTCTGCCCCCTTATCACTGAACAAACATCACCAACCATTTGATTTTATTCATGATCAAGTATTCATCGTAAAATGA
- a CDS encoding DsbA family protein: protein MIDIYQFLKPLSENCFRTEKCLLTVAESLKQKTSIHFIPIMTTDARQQLESFTPAGSRPETLPTVCRVALDFKAAQLEGNKKARSFLMALQQALVTNNQSYSHELVIAIAKTTQLNVPDFISNRQTKETIRAVIKEQQLAQQLMPKIQAGVAIDVSTPSQTTVLTDCSANKLVSAFTPHLTQRVTPDILLQNLSVYAH, encoded by the coding sequence ATGATTGATATTTATCAGTTTTTAAAACCACTTTCAGAAAACTGCTTTCGCACCGAAAAATGCCTGTTAACCGTAGCAGAAAGCCTAAAACAAAAAACAAGCATTCACTTTATTCCAATTATGACTACAGATGCTAGGCAACAGTTAGAATCATTTACGCCAGCAGGTTCCCGACCGGAAACACTACCAACTGTTTGTCGCGTTGCGCTTGATTTTAAAGCGGCACAACTTGAAGGTAACAAAAAAGCACGTTCTTTTTTGATGGCATTGCAACAAGCCTTAGTTACAAATAACCAGTCTTATAGTCATGAGTTGGTGATTGCTATCGCAAAGACAACACAGCTCAATGTGCCCGATTTTATCAGTAATCGGCAAACCAAGGAAACGATTCGTGCTGTTATCAAAGAACAACAATTAGCACAACAGCTCATGCCAAAAATTCAAGCCGGTGTGGCAATTGATGTTTCAACGCCATCACAAACAACCGTGTTAACTGATTGTTCAGCTAACAAATTAGTCTCTGCTTTTACACCACACTTGACACAACGTGTAACGCCTGACATATTACTACAAAATCTCAGTGTGTATGCGCATTAA
- a CDS encoding GTP pyrophosphokinase yields MDWDRFFVPYKQTVTELKIKLRGLRDQYEKDGKNSPIEFVTGRVKTQASIEEKILRRHLDEKRLSLDLQDIAGVRIMTKYIEDVYTVVELLRDRTDFQILEERDYVMNAKPSGYRSYHIVVEYPVQMYGGERKVLAEIQVRTIAMNVWATIEHDLRYKHGDELPAEVADQLTVLADKNFEWDQRVSEIRATE; encoded by the coding sequence ATGGATTGGGATCGGTTTTTCGTTCCGTACAAGCAGACGGTAACAGAGTTAAAAATTAAATTACGCGGTTTACGCGATCAATATGAAAAAGATGGTAAAAATTCACCTATCGAATTTGTAACAGGGCGTGTTAAAACACAAGCATCTATTGAAGAAAAAATACTGAGACGACATTTGGATGAAAAACGATTGTCTCTTGATTTACAAGATATTGCCGGTGTGCGTATCATGACAAAATATATAGAAGATGTCTATACGGTTGTCGAGTTATTACGTGACCGAACAGATTTTCAAATTTTAGAAGAACGTGATTACGTGATGAACGCTAAGCCTTCTGGTTATCGTTCATACCACATTGTGGTTGAGTACCCTGTACAAATGTACGGTGGCGAACGCAAAGTACTTGCCGAAATTCAAGTGCGAACGATTGCCATGAACGTGTGGGCAACGATTGAACATGATTTACGTTATAAGCACGGTGATGAGTTGCCTGCTGAGGTTGCAGATCAGCTGACAGTTTTAGCTGACAAAAACTTCGAATGGGATCAAAGGGTCAGTGAGATTCGGGCGACAGAATGA
- a CDS encoding NAD kinase: MKIAIFNNNVTSSQKITQALILGLRKRHVVIDNENPDIVVSVGGDGTLLGAFQHYVDQIEHIRFVGLHTGHLGFYTDWLTSGLDELIDSLAKDNGQKVTYPLLEMTVVYDSGEHYKFLALNEAAIKQPIGTLVADIYLGDQLFERFRGDGIAVATPTGSTAYNKANGGAVLHPNIPAIQMSEIASINNRVFRTLGSPLVVPEGQEIIMKPKSDHFLVMYDQSDIKVKNITELRFRVADKKVHFAAYRHVDFWQRVHRAFISDI; this comes from the coding sequence ATGAAGATAGCAATTTTTAATAACAATGTCACAAGCTCACAAAAGATTACGCAAGCGCTTATTTTAGGATTACGCAAGCGTCATGTGGTCATTGACAATGAGAACCCTGACATTGTGGTTTCAGTTGGTGGTGATGGGACACTTTTGGGTGCTTTTCAGCATTATGTTGATCAAATTGAACATATACGCTTTGTTGGTTTGCACACAGGACACTTGGGATTTTATACGGATTGGCTGACTAGTGGGCTTGATGAGCTGATTGATAGTTTAGCAAAAGATAATGGGCAAAAAGTCACTTATCCGCTCCTTGAAATGACTGTTGTATATGACAGTGGTGAGCATTACAAGTTTTTAGCATTAAATGAGGCAGCAATCAAGCAACCTATTGGCACATTAGTAGCTGATATCTATTTAGGAGATCAGTTGTTTGAACGTTTTCGTGGTGATGGCATTGCCGTAGCGACACCGACTGGATCAACGGCTTATAATAAAGCCAATGGCGGTGCCGTTTTACATCCAAATATTCCTGCCATTCAAATGTCTGAAATTGCATCGATTAATAATCGTGTTTTTCGAACTTTGGGATCGCCGTTAGTTGTTCCTGAAGGGCAGGAAATTATTATGAAACCAAAAAGCGACCATTTTTTGGTGATGTATGATCAGTCGGATATCAAGGTGAAAAATATTACTGAATTACGATTTCGTGTTGCTGATAAAAAAGTGCATTTTGCGGCCTATCGTCATGTCGATTTTTGGCAACGTGTTCATCGTGCGTTCATTAGTGATATTTAA
- a CDS encoding RluA family pseudouridine synthase, translated as MQFTWTYSGTEQRKVRTFLQAHGVSHRMFSQMKHNGGAILKNDKQVYTSDYLDDGDQVTIIMPTEASNDLVVPDYKPLDIIFENEHWLVVDKPYGITTVPGHADRLHTLVNQVKGHLEETHAEDLVPHVVTRLDRDTSGIVLLAKHRFAHAVMDQQLQEHTVEKFYLAYTSGILPDDHGDIQAPIGRVDGDFIKREVRDDGKPSRTEYWVERRYDENGQQPMTRVKVQLHTGRTHQIRVHFQNIGHPLVGDDLYGGPLWYGLKRQALHAYHMRFYDPFIESYREFNTKLPEDLKGLRDLK; from the coding sequence ATGCAATTTACATGGACATATTCTGGTACTGAACAACGAAAAGTGAGAACATTTTTACAGGCACATGGTGTTTCGCATCGTATGTTTAGTCAAATGAAACACAATGGCGGTGCTATTTTAAAAAATGATAAGCAGGTTTATACGTCAGATTATTTAGATGATGGCGATCAAGTCACCATCATTATGCCGACAGAAGCAAGTAATGATTTAGTTGTTCCAGACTATAAGCCATTGGATATTATTTTTGAAAATGAACATTGGCTCGTTGTTGATAAACCGTATGGTATTACGACAGTACCAGGACACGCAGATCGGTTACACACATTAGTTAATCAAGTCAAAGGTCATTTGGAAGAAACGCATGCCGAAGACTTGGTACCTCATGTTGTGACGCGTTTAGATCGTGATACATCAGGTATTGTTTTGCTTGCTAAACATCGTTTTGCGCATGCAGTGATGGATCAGCAATTACAAGAACATACGGTTGAAAAGTTTTATTTAGCCTATACGAGTGGTATTCTTCCCGATGATCATGGTGATATTCAAGCACCGATTGGTCGTGTAGATGGGGATTTCATCAAACGTGAGGTGCGCGATGATGGTAAACCTTCGCGTACTGAATATTGGGTTGAACGTCGCTATGATGAAAATGGTCAACAGCCAATGACACGTGTTAAGGTACAGTTGCATACTGGTCGGACGCATCAAATTCGTGTTCATTTTCAAAACATTGGGCATCCATTAGTTGGGGATGATTTATATGGTGGACCACTTTGGTATGGTTTAAAAAGACAAGCCTTGCATGCGTATCACATGCGTTTCTATGATCCTTTTATTGAGTCATACCGTGAATTTAATACGAAACTACCAGAAGATTTAAAAGGGTTAAGAGATTTGAAATAA
- the mgtE gene encoding magnesium transporter, translating to MADQLEQLNETIELLSDLLHSGQDTEFIESFESLHDFEMAQVYAELPAQFRSVAWRLLSDDVLARVFDNLDVDEVDIVTLLQEMPPQRGARILQEMYADNAADLLQEMPARLVATYLSLIPKDEANVIRKLINYDDQTAGSLMSTEYLAVEEDLHVDEVMRLVKKQALEAESISYVYVLDSQDQLTGVISLRDLLTHSDDLAVSEITKDRIVSVKAGDDQEDVAQIVADYNFLSIPVTDDNNRLLGVITVDDIVDVIDEEAVEDYSGLAAVNVSQINDTPWHSAVKRIPWLIALLLLGMTTATLISSYDDLVRRASILAAFISLITGTAGNAGTQALALAVRRIAVGSEQTGWKDFLSEIVAGIIVGIATGVSVFTIVAVWKQNTMLGVAVGLAMTMAIIVANLAGYLIPVVIDKIGFDPAVASGPFITTLSDLTSVLIYFSVAQLFIAHFVGG from the coding sequence ATGGCTGATCAACTTGAACAATTGAACGAAACGATTGAACTTTTGTCTGATCTTCTGCATTCTGGACAAGACACTGAATTTATAGAAAGTTTTGAGTCGCTGCATGATTTTGAAATGGCACAGGTCTATGCAGAGTTACCCGCACAATTTCGATCAGTGGCTTGGCGTTTACTTTCGGATGATGTATTAGCTCGTGTTTTTGATAATTTAGATGTTGACGAAGTCGATATTGTGACGTTGTTGCAAGAAATGCCGCCACAACGTGGTGCACGCATATTACAAGAAATGTACGCGGATAACGCAGCAGATTTGTTACAGGAGATGCCTGCGAGGCTAGTCGCAACCTATCTAAGTTTGATACCAAAAGATGAAGCAAATGTGATTCGTAAATTAATTAATTATGATGATCAAACTGCCGGATCATTGATGTCAACCGAATACTTGGCAGTCGAAGAGGATTTGCATGTCGATGAAGTCATGCGTTTGGTCAAGAAACAAGCATTAGAGGCTGAATCGATTAGCTATGTCTATGTTTTAGATTCTCAAGATCAGCTGACAGGTGTGATTTCGTTACGTGACTTATTAACGCATTCGGACGATCTGGCTGTCTCAGAAATAACAAAAGATCGTATTGTGAGTGTTAAAGCTGGTGATGACCAAGAAGATGTTGCTCAGATTGTGGCTGATTATAACTTCCTATCCATCCCAGTTACTGATGATAACAACCGGTTATTAGGTGTTATTACAGTTGATGATATTGTCGATGTTATTGATGAAGAGGCCGTAGAGGATTATTCTGGTTTGGCTGCCGTTAACGTTAGCCAAATTAATGATACACCTTGGCATTCTGCCGTTAAACGTATCCCGTGGTTAATTGCACTTTTGTTACTTGGTATGACTACGGCAACGCTAATTAGTTCATATGATGATTTAGTACGGCGCGCATCAATATTGGCAGCATTTATCTCACTCATCACGGGAACTGCTGGAAATGCGGGGACACAGGCGCTAGCCCTAGCGGTTCGTCGCATTGCAGTTGGAAGTGAGCAAACTGGATGGAAAGACTTTCTAAGTGAGATTGTAGCTGGTATTATTGTTGGTATAGCTACTGGTGTGTCGGTTTTTACCATTGTTGCGGTGTGGAAACAAAATACCATGTTAGGTGTTGCCGTTGGTTTGGCGATGACGATGGCAATTATTGTTGCTAATTTAGCCGGATACTTGATTCCAGTGGTCATTGATAAAATTGGGTTTGATCCAGCTGTAGCTAGTGGCCCATTTATTACCACATTGTCAGATTTAACATCGGTGCTCATCTATTTTAGTGTCGCACAATTGTTTATCGCTCATTTTGTGGGAGGTTAA
- a CDS encoding LCP family protein, whose amino-acid sequence MPTREEIRLGQKGKPRTPKKKHRIRNTILIIIGLIVLAGVGTGGYAYYKMNRTITKIQNPSKTTKKADQVTSAKKPVSYLLLGTDTGELGRDYKGRTDTMIVMTVNPKTNVTTMTSIARDTLVDVNGQQMKINAAFAYGTADSALEAVENLLDIKINGGYILINMGGLVKMVDAVGGVDVTSPLTFTTEGDDTQADSKSQYSFTAGQSYHMDGNEALAFSRMRHSDPNGDYGRQMRQQLIIRAVLKNSANVGSLFNDSLLTTLSNNVQTDVSTTSMKNLAMSYRSALGNIKQDQMRGTTQSMGALGSVEVMSQTEIDRVHTAITEQMSE is encoded by the coding sequence ATGCCAACGCGTGAAGAAATTAGATTAGGTCAAAAAGGAAAGCCAAGAACACCTAAAAAAAAGCACCGCATTCGTAATACAATTTTAATCATTATTGGTTTAATTGTGTTAGCCGGTGTGGGTACTGGTGGTTATGCTTATTACAAAATGAATCGCACGATTACCAAGATTCAAAATCCGTCCAAGACAACCAAAAAGGCAGATCAAGTGACATCTGCTAAAAAGCCGGTTTCGTATTTATTATTGGGAACAGATACTGGTGAATTAGGACGTGATTATAAAGGTCGCACAGATACTATGATTGTGATGACTGTTAATCCAAAAACAAATGTGACCACTATGACTTCCATTGCACGTGATACATTGGTAGATGTTAATGGTCAACAAATGAAAATTAACGCGGCTTTTGCATATGGTACAGCGGATTCAGCGTTAGAAGCCGTAGAAAATTTATTAGATATTAAAATTAATGGCGGCTATATTTTGATTAACATGGGTGGCCTAGTTAAAATGGTCGATGCTGTTGGTGGTGTTGACGTGACTTCACCATTAACGTTTACAACAGAAGGGGATGATACACAAGCAGATTCTAAGAGTCAATACTCATTTACTGCTGGACAAAGTTATCATATGGATGGTAATGAAGCCCTAGCCTTCTCGCGTATGAGACATTCGGATCCAAATGGTGATTATGGTCGTCAAATGCGTCAGCAACTGATTATTCGTGCTGTTTTGAAAAATTCGGCAAATGTGGGTAGTTTGTTTAATGATTCACTGTTGACAACACTTTCGAATAATGTACAAACAGATGTCTCAACAACGTCTATGAAGAATTTGGCTATGAGCTATCGTTCAGCATTAGGAAATATTAAACAAGACCAAATGCGTGGGACAACACAAAGTATGGGTGCTCTGGGATCAGTGGAAGTCATGAGTCAAACAGAAATTGATCGTGTACACACGGCTATTACAGAACAAATGTCAGAGTAA
- a CDS encoding argininosuccinate synthase, with translation MTEKLVLAYSGGLDTSVAIPWLKDKGYDIIAVVLNVGQHGKDMEMIQAKALQVGASQSIVIDAQAEFADQYVAPVIKANMLYEGEYPMVSALSRPLIIKKLVDIAHENDAVAIAHGSTGHGNDQVRFEAAIHALDPDMKIEAPIREFQWSREEEIAYAAEHNVPVPVGLESPYSIDENLWGRANEAGILENPWNQAPEGAYALTAPIEKTPDTPEFIDVTFAAGVPVALDGVEMPLADLIIKLNELAGAHGIGRIDHIENRLVGIKSREIYEAPAAAVLMTAHKDLEDLTLERDVAHFKPMIEQQLANLVYEAKWVSPLFDGLMAFIDETQKNVNGVVKMKMFKGNAIAVARQSEHNSLYDEDLATYTSASSFDQEAAVGFIKLWTLSNTVYEQVNHVHSVDKKNKIK, from the coding sequence ATGACAGAAAAATTAGTATTGGCCTATTCAGGTGGTTTAGATACATCAGTTGCAATTCCTTGGTTAAAGGATAAAGGGTATGACATTATTGCCGTTGTTTTAAATGTTGGACAACATGGTAAAGATATGGAAATGATTCAAGCAAAGGCACTTCAAGTTGGCGCAAGCCAGTCGATTGTGATTGATGCGCAAGCAGAGTTTGCTGATCAATATGTTGCACCTGTCATCAAGGCTAACATGCTGTATGAAGGTGAATATCCAATGGTTTCTGCCTTATCACGACCTTTGATTATTAAAAAATTAGTTGACATTGCCCATGAGAATGATGCTGTTGCGATTGCGCACGGCTCAACTGGTCATGGTAACGATCAAGTTCGTTTTGAAGCAGCTATTCATGCGTTAGACCCTGATATGAAAATTGAAGCACCAATTCGTGAATTTCAGTGGTCGCGTGAAGAAGAAATTGCCTATGCTGCTGAACATAATGTTCCCGTACCAGTTGGTTTGGAATCACCTTATTCAATTGATGAAAATCTTTGGGGTCGTGCTAACGAAGCTGGTATCTTGGAAAATCCTTGGAACCAAGCACCAGAAGGTGCCTATGCTCTGACAGCACCAATTGAAAAGACACCAGATACACCAGAATTTATCGATGTGACATTTGCTGCTGGTGTGCCAGTTGCGCTTGATGGTGTTGAAATGCCATTGGCTGATCTCATTATTAAATTAAATGAGCTTGCAGGTGCACATGGTATCGGTCGAATTGATCATATTGAAAACCGTTTGGTTGGTATTAAATCACGTGAAATTTATGAAGCACCTGCTGCAGCTGTATTGATGACAGCGCACAAAGATTTAGAAGATTTGACACTCGAACGTGATGTGGCACACTTTAAGCCAATGATCGAGCAACAATTAGCTAATTTGGTCTACGAAGCTAAGTGGGTATCACCATTATTTGATGGTTTGATGGCATTTATTGACGAGACACAAAAGAATGTTAACGGTGTTGTTAAAATGAAGATGTTCAAGGGAAATGCGATTGCGGTTGCACGTCAATCGGAGCATAATTCATTATATGATGAAGATTTGGCTACCTACACAAGTGCATCATCATTTGATCAAGAAGCAGCAGTTGGCTTTATTAAGTTGTGGACATTGAGTAACACAGTTTATGAACAAGTGAACCATGTGCATTCAGTAGATAAGAAAAATAAAATTAAGTAA